A region of the Silene latifolia isolate original U9 population chromosome 9, ASM4854445v1, whole genome shotgun sequence genome:
ccgagacccaacccttcctatgaaccgtaagacataaaccaactcggttcctccacaacactaattgcttgcttataattgaaaacatgtttgtatgatcaacaccatgaatcccctatgaacccatgatatcctagcactttcaATCAATTGCTTACATCCTTTCTCTTAttacttgttttaccttattgtttgcattagtctagacacaactacaaacccaaccaaattgtgacactagcataaattgagatagatagacttagaacccaaagcacaccgtctcatggatcgacctcgacttagcgctaactagttgtttgttgagtattataaatgtgtttgattggatgtgacctgACGACATCGCAAACCACATCAATATACCTAGAGTTGAATAAAAGGACTTTATCTCCCTTATGCAAAGGCTTTTgtttgatcctcttgtcatggagaaTTTTGGTGCGCtccttgtagatctttgcattctcatcTGAATgaagtcggaattcctccaactcttggatttttaAGATCCTCTTCTCCCCACTTAACTTGAGGTCGagattgagagctttgattgcccaaaaggctttgtattctagctcaattggcaagtggcatgccttGCTATAGACCAACTTGTAGGATGACGCTCTTATAGGTGTCTTATAAACCGTCCTATAAGCCGAAAGCAGGTCATCAAGTTTCACGCTCCAATCTTTACGACTCTTGTTAGCCACCATCTatagaatttgcttgatctctttatttgaaacttcaacttgaccgcttgtttggggatggtatcccaagccgttTCTATATTGAACTCCGTATTTTGTCAAGAGGGAtacaagtttcttctcatggaaatgcgttccacCATCACTTATTAGGGCTCTAgggactccaaatcttgggaagattaccTTTCTCAAAAGCTTAGTTACAGCCTTTGCATCATCGGTGGGGGTAACAATTGCTTTTACCTACTTCGACACATAATCAATGACAACGAGAATGTACTTATTGCCTTGGGAGGATATGAAtagaccttggtagtcgatttcCCATACATCGAAGATTTCAACTTCCATTATTCCTCATGGTGGCATCTCATTCCTCCAATATATTCTCCTCGTTCTTTAGCAAGGGTCACAATGTAGTATGAACTCTCGGGTTTCTTCAAACCAGAGGCGGACCCACCTGGTAGAAACGGGTGGCAGCCGCTACCCCAAACATAAAAAAATTGGTTTAGAAGACGGATTTTTGATACCCCAAATATTGATGAACaatagataaataaataataGCCCATTAAATGTATAATAGATATCTTGTTGTTCAATGGTAAAGACTTTGGTTGTCCACCTATTAGCCAGGGTTCGAATCCCATTACATgcatattttctttttttttttactcgttATACATTTAAGAATTAAATTTAACAagttatgtattttttttattcaaaaattTATTGATATTTACACGGTAAATTTTTTTTCCTACCCCAGACATTAATTCCTGGGTCGGTCCCTGCTTCAAACATCGTGGGCCAATTTAACCCCGATTGCAAGACTTTTGCAACTGTTCTTCTAGCTCCATGGTGCCCTTCATATGGGAATGAGTGGAAACCTTCCAATactccttggacttcccattgtgGCACAAATTTTCGGTACAAGCcttcactacactccttgtacaAGCTTGGGTGGTCCCAAAAGTATCTTTGCACTTCAAAGAGTAATTCGGTTtgaactttgtcgtctaagcttaccaatcaaaacaatattattattatttttttttgataaaatgtaaatGTATTATATCAAAAATAGGGGGTAACCATACATTTTAGATCGGCCAAATTAGAAAGGCGTTCGGGTCGTCTAAAATACACCAAACGAGTAAGCCCAAAACAAAAGGCCCAACTATCAGCTTCTCCATTCTCTCTATCCCGTCTAAATAACAAGACGGAGATAGAACCTTAGTAGATCCGACAACAAAAGGCGATTATTTGCCTTCCATAGTTCCATGAGAAGCTCAATCATCAACCATCTGTCACCTCCGTTCGCTATTGTCTTCTTCAGGGAGATTCAAATTAACGGCGGATCAAGTATTCACTATCTACCTTCGAGATCAGTCATCCTCTCAATCTGATCTTCATTTCCTTCATTAGCAGATGAACAAGTTTGTCAGGTCTGAGAAGAGTATGTTCATGTTTGCTCCTATTCCTTTGTTGCCAGATATAATATATGCAAGCGTTGATGACCGCAAAAACAATGTCGACCTTGATTCTCTTCGCTTTTCTCCTCAGGTTCCAAGAAAGAATGTTATGCGTAGGAAGAAGAACTCCCATCCTTTGACTAATGAGAGCAGTAACGTTTTTGCTATACTCGCATTCAAAGAAGAGATGGTCGATAGTCTCAGAACCATTACCATAAACACAACAGGTATCGTTTGTATTTAAGCCAATCTTGAAGAGTTTATCCATAGTGTTCATATTCTGATGATAAAAGATCCATGCCATGAAACTATGTTTAGGTATAGAGATTGAGTTCCAGACCATTTTGTGCCAAGTTACCTCTGTCCCCTTTGTCCCTCAGATACTCGTATCCTCTTACTATAGAGTATTCTTGACCTGTACACCATTGGTTAATCTGATATGCTTCTTTGAAGGTATCCTTAACTTGACATACTTTCCTCCAGTACCAACTAGTTGAGGTACTAGGGGAGTAAGTAAGCCAGTCATTCCCTTTAATGTAGATCTGATTAACCCATTTTACCCACAGGTGATCAGATTTAGAAGCAATCCACCAGACCAATTTCCCTATCGCAGCTTTGTTCCACAATGTATCATCCATTAGCCCAAGTCCTCCCTCCTTTTTAGGTTTACAAATTTTTTCCCATGAGACAAGAGGAGTCTTGGTGTATTCAGTCCCCCCATCCCACAGAAAATTTCTACATATAGCTTCAATTCTATGTATAATCCCACTAGGTAGGATAAACATAGAAGACCAATAATTATGTAAGGATTTAAGCACTGACCTGACTAGAACTAATCTGTTGGCATAAGATAATCTCCTGGCACCAATAGTCCTAATCCTATTCACAATTCTGTCAATAAGGGGTTTACAATCTGTGGCAGAAAGCCTGGTAGTTTTAATAGGCACCTCAAGATACTTGAAAGGGAGAGAACCCTCCACCATCCCTGAGACCATTAGGATATCTTTTTTAACAACATCTGTGACCCCATTAAAATAAGCATTGGATTTACCTTTGCTCATTTTAAGacctgaagaaatagtgaatgTTGAGAAAGTCCTTAACATGAGCATCATGGACTTAGTATCCCCTTTACAGAACAACAAtaggtcatctgcaaacatcaggtGAGTCAACTTCAGTGGTTAGTAGAGTGGGTGGTATTTGAAACCTTCCAGGGAAGCAGTATAATTAAGAAGTCTTGTAAGATACTCCATGCAAATAGTGAACAGAAGGGGTGAAAGAGGATCACCCTGCCTTAGTACCCTCTGTcccttgaaaaaaccaaaaacattgcCATTAAGATTGAGGGAGTAACTAGCTGTTGTTACACATACCATGACCCAATTCCTGAATTGCATAGGAAAACCTAAAGCTTCCATCATTTGGTCAAGAAAATCCCATTCTATGGTATCATAAGCTTTTTGGAGATCCATTTTAATTAAGCACCCGGGAGATATTGCTTTCTTCTCATAAGACTTTATAATATCCTGGCACACTAGAATATTTTTCATGATACTTCTTCCTTTGACAAAACCTCCCTGAGTTTGTGAAATCAACATAGGTAGAACCCCTGAAAGTCTTGAGCATATGATCTTGGATATACATTTGTAAATAACATTGCAACATGCTATTGGTCTATATTGTAGCACAGTAGAAGGTCTCTCCACCTTGGGGATGAGTATAATCAAGGTACAATTCAGCTGTTTAAGGAGTTTACCTGTGTGAATAAAATCAAGAATTGCAGTGCACACCTCCTTTCCCACAGTATCCCAAGTATTTTTGAAAAATTTGCGGGAATATCCATCAGGCCCAGGAGCCTTGTCATTAGGAATGTGGAAAATAATCTCTTTTATTTCCTCTTTAGTGACCTAAGCCAATAAAAGATTTTTATGCTCTTCTGTGCACATACTCTCTTCCCTGACTATATCCTTATTGATTTGTTGAGTAGGATTCTTGGAACCCAATAAAACTTGATAGTATTCCAAAAAAGCAATTCTGGATTCCCTGCTCATCAGTGCACAGTTTATCATTTTGATCTCTAATTTGTTGAATAAAGTTGCTATTTCTCCTGGCCTTAAGCACCCCATGAAAATAGGAGTTCGCATCCCCTTCTGAAATCCAGTGAGCCTTTGCTTTCTGTTTTAGGAAAGTGAGTTGAGCCTGCTGCAAAGACACATAAAGTTTATTGGCCTCTTATTCTTGAGCAATGAGATCCCTATCCCCTGGCTGTAATACTAGTTGCTGCTGTAAATGAAGGAGATTTGTACTAGCAATGTCTGCCTTGTTCTCAATGTCAGCATAGTGAGCATGATTGAGTTTTTTTAACACAGGTTTCAATAGCTTCAACTTCCTTATAACTGAATACATATTTATCCCTTTAATGTGTGTATTCCACACCTGTTTAATAATGTCCTAAAATCCAGGTGATGCACTCCACAAGTTGAAGTATTTAAACGGCCTTTTATGTTGAGGCTGCCCTATAGTAGACTTGGTCACCACACATGGAGTATGATCAAAATGCCCTTCAGGCATGAAATTAGCATAGCAACCTGAAAATTGATTAGACCAGACTTGATTAGCAAGTAGTCTGTCTAGTCTACTATACACCCTAGTTGCAGTAGGCTGTTTGTTATTCCAAGTGTAGTATGCTCCCATAGCTTGAATGTCCATAATTTCACAGTCCTCAAGACATTTTTGAAAGGGTTCAGCCTCAGCAGTGGAAAAAGAACCCCCTAGTCTGTCAGTTGCTTGAGTGACACAATTGAAGTCTCCTCCTACTATCCATGGGCCAAGAGAGCTTCTTGCAATTCTCCTTAGATTAGACCACATGCTCTCCCTGTCCTTAAGCTCATTAAAAGCATAGACAAAAGTAGTATACATGTCCTCATTAGTAGTCTTGTCCCTTACGTGCACATGTATATACTGTGCATCATACTCCAAGAATTGCACCTCCACCAACTGAGGCCTCCAAAGCACCCAAACCCTGCCTCCTTTATGATAAGAGTTATTAGTGGAGACACTCCATTCCTTAAAAATATTATTCACAGCATGAGCAACATTGTTTGCCTTTATTTTAGTCtctaataaacaaaaaaaaaaaccaattttATTAGCCAAAAGAAATTTATTTACAACATTCAGCTTTTCCACCCTATTCATGCCCCTTACATTCCAAAAACCAAAATTAATCATGGATTTAGATTAAGGGGAACACTATCAGATAATCCAGTGCCCTTTTTTATGGAGATGGGACCACTCAACACCTCCATGTAAGTTGGAGAGTGTTGATTTTCTTTGCTGACAGTTCCCTTCCCCTCCCTAGTTGCCTTCACTAGGGACAATGAATCATCCATAGTGGTTGTCCTTATATCAGGAGTCTTGACTGTATCTGTGATCAGAACAGGTTCGGTGGCCTATGTCTATATTTTCTTTCCATCTCCCATGTGCTGATGTGGAGTCCCTTTTGGTGTATTGTGTATAACAGAATAACAGCTAGGACTGACCACTAACTCAGGTAGCACTGTCTCAGGTATCTGACTTTTCTTAACTGGTTTCCAGACCTGCTTTTGAACTTTCTTTGCCACTCCAGGTCTAGCATCAGTTCTTCCTTTTCTACAAGTCTCGTTTTCATGTCCTATAAGTTTGCATTTGCTACAAACACTAGGCTTCCACTCATATTCCACTTGTATGTCAATTAGCTGATGTTTCTCATCAAGGAAATTAATCCTATTAGGaaatttttgtccaagtttcagATCCACCATAACTCGAGCAAACCCTAATCTTGTTTTTTGTTCTGTTGCAGTGTCACTTTTTATGTATGTGCCCACCAAATTGGAGATCTTTGGTAAACTTTTCCCCCAGAATTTCAATGGCAATTTATGGAGTCTTATCCAAGCAGGTACACTTTTGACTTCCTCTTTAATTAGTTCTATATCAGCGTTCCAAGGATTAAGAATGAGTGGTTTGTTATAAAAAAGAAAATGACCACTCCTTAGAATTGTCTGTTTCATCTCCTCAGTATCAAACCTAGCCAGGAAAATTCGATTTGGTTAGAATGATATTTTGTCAACAGAGTACTTACTCCAAATCCTTTTCAGGAAACCATCAAGCACTTGCCATGGGGGATTGGCTCCAATGACAAAACCATAGATAGCCTGGTTCCAGTAATCAAGTTCTTCCTGGACATCATCATCAGTTAGTTGAAGCAAATCAGGCATATCATCATCAATCATCTGTACGATTTTCTTCCCATGTCTTTGGAACCAAGACCCTTCCTGATTCGTCTCCATCTCAGATGCAACTTCAGCCTCCTCATCCACATCCTCTACCCATCCATCAGTATCCGGCAAAGGCAATGGAGGGATCCCTGTAACTTCATGAATACTTTTAAATTTTTGCCCTTCATCAACACTTGGACCTTGTATTGACTTATTCTTTTCAGATCTAATAGTTTCAGATACAGTAGACCTTTTTTGTGTACCGAGTTGTTTAGTAAGATTGTAATTAGATGAATCAATTGCCATAGTATCACAATCTGTTATCCTAAAGAAGACGGCTTTCAGTTTTTCTCTCTAGGTTAAACATCTCTCTTGATTgtaaacaatatttataatctcaactaactactcttagtagagtggcaagtaaaggtcggatcccaagggacgggtattgtatttatttatcggttgtagagagttatgtcttagggtgtcacaatttgggctgagtttgaggtttgctgtaacacccgcgaattttccattttgacatttaaaatttattaaatcgtttgatttatttattttatattttcgaattattcaattaaattaattttatttcaaatgcgatttttataaaagtaatactTTAAAGctcaatttatataaaaatacgtattttagtcggacagtaataatagtgacagtaataataattcTCGTCCTAATTTCCGACTagttatagaccgtcacatttccacttgtgagactaatcttttctcgacctatcccaTACCGACAACACACCAACCTTTTTCACCTAACTAGTCTAGTAATTATCCACTCTTACACTCTACCTTTATACATAATATTATAATTCATTTAatgttattatatatatataattattactattattatttttataataataatatattattattattattattattattattattattattattattattattattattattattattattattattattattattattattattattattattattattattattattattattattattattattattattattattattattatatatatatatactccgtagTACTTACACGTGACCCCCACCCCCTCTTTTATTTCTTTCTCCTTTCTTTTCCTGCGGAAACCaaacaacagcaacaaccaaATAGCGGCTCCACCATTTTCGACCTCCAAAAACTCCGATCCCGCCTTCGtctctcaaccaaattccatgatttttgtaccattagcttcctccttccttcctcgttcttttaaggtaataaAGCTTTGATTTTGTTTAATTTTCGAAATGGGCATCTTATGACAAACTCGGTTTTGGTGACTCATATAACTCGATTTTCCTCTTTGAAGCTGAAAACCTTGAAGATTGAAGAAAAACGCACGTTTTTGGATGTCTTACTCGGGAATTCGAgagctaaggtaacggtgataggttactcgacaatgaatCGATACTCTCGCCCTCCCTACTCGGTCTTTACTGTGTTTACTGTAATGTTTTAACCTTTACGTGTTTTCTCATGGGTGGAGTTGATTTTGTTAAGTTTGTGGTCAGTTTAGCTGGTTATTGGTCGTCCCATGGTTTGTTTGTCACGGTTTCGTAGTCTTCGAAAACCGAGTGTCGCTCGTCGTCTCTTCGAGGACCTGTGTATATTGCATTTCTGATTTTTTCTGGGGTCACTTTTGGCGGGATTTTGGACTGGGTTTATCCCTGTTTAAGACGTGCTCTTCCCGTCTCGAATGTGTCTTTTGTTGTTTGTCTGAAATCGTATATTTGCTAGGCTGTCCGCCCCTGTTTTATCCTTCATTTTATCAATTTCGTTCTCTGTTTTGGGGAATGCGTGTGCGGGGAAGGTAACGGGCAGTTTGGCTGAGCATAGCGCTGACTATGAGTGGTAAAGGCTGGTGGTTGTGCAGCCATGACATGGATGATGGTCCGGCTGTGGTCATGCCGAATCATACTTCCCCTTCTTTCTCTGTTTTTGTTGTCCAAGTTGAGGTTTGTGTGAGAGTTGGGTTGGGCTCACAAGCTTATAAATGTCAGGACCTTTAACTCATTAATTTTGGACacactttcatattttatttggACCATCCTCCCTGCTTGAGCAATGTCATATGTATATATTATGTGCTTCCCTCTTTTCCCTCTTTGTGCCTTGGTGGTTCATTTAGGTGATTTAATTGTTGGACTCTTCATAATTTGTTTATCTtagctcataaatgagtcacttggacttggtcacattttattccgtaattttcatataacgtaaattattcattatcattcattatgtcttatttaatcggcatgttaaattataaaataaaatatttatctgcataagacaagtatgaggtATTTATTGTTAAGTAATTATTTGTAAATggtcatatccttgataatgtcttgtattgttcggtggtgtgggtcgtggtcctatcggacactaggggtgagccatatgccctctagttgcgatatgatcgtcgggaccgatgttcccatccgtacttatggtgagatgcaagccataagtattaGTGTGACACtaataatcccgtcccatgtacttgtttgttgtacttgtttattctatttaaccggcatgtataattatgaaatgaaatgtttatttatatgttacaagcatgaaaagattattataaataattacttgtaagagtcgtattcttgtagaaatgccatattaccatcgtacgtgcttggcatacatttttgccctgcttgtgctgttctgacaagcacgggtttgacctacttgtgctaTTCTCGCAAGTACgattttggcctacttgtgctgttctggcaagtacggcttttggccacttgtgctgttctggcaagtgagtcttatcttagtctttccgccactttcgtgctgttctggcgattggggtactcggtctccttagtagtcgagtcttgggtgcgtgctgtgctggcgcacgtcgaatcgggatgtacacccgagaatctgcagatttagactaggaccgtattattatcgtagtcctagcCGGAGAAATTATAGTtcaagagtgataaatgtcttgcattatttggatggttactttggtcatccttgaaatacgtgctcgtggctaagtggtcgtgtctgtttccttgtctttcttctccatttatttattgttgcttatgacttacttgtttattccatcatttctttattccttgttggtttaaacaggtatgatcccatgtttagttatcattcgattcactcatgtcttatctactatgattgtttgtttatgttctttgttatatTCGTTTCGAAATATTGTGggtgggagaaccttgagttactccccactgactatggcgttcatgtttacatgaatgacaggtggtgaagatgcttacgtggggaagacgtgtgggctagcgagaactaaacccttgggccttagttgctagtttagaaaccccttatatgattattcgtgggatatcttttccccgctttctagacttaggttgtaataacctaagtttgtctattgttgtatttgttccATTTCAttagtggcacccgcgtgctaaTCTTTAACTAGCATTTTAAACGTTTTTAAAATttcataaatttccgctttaatttattagttatacttTCCGCTTTgccgcggggtgtcacagttggtatcagagcatatgttgctcccgacgcacacacgtgtaccccaaatttaaatgtgaacttgaccttgaataatgaatgagagattggtagacttaagggcctaaggtggtagtctgtagtgtgtttgatctttgttaggttctaacatgtttgttgattgtcattttaataattgttgtgtccttggatcaataaccgtaaacctaccaatgtgaagatcaagatttggtgcatattgccagaaattgaagatttgttcaactttgaagaactcttatacttcctcgaagatgtttttcATTCTTCgtgtaccttgccttatcctttatctcttggtgcttatccttcttctaaactctcttctgttttactttgaaagctactcttgtactcctaacttgtcctttaatccttgctaatcctcccttaacgcctttttatagtactctttcttttgaggaatgttggccttggttggaaattttgacttttgaggagattgtttgtgtttgacccttaatcctggttttgagaggatttgatgttggaaagactttgttagtgtgatgagacatacttgttggttcttatacctagatccttgataaattgagtatatttgattggtggattctgtgtgtcaagtgtgagttgcatttgttactaaggttatagaaatTGGCTTTGTTgattatgtttgggatttgaaaacCTCGGGACgtgtagtgagacgtgtcttgggatactagtgcttagtacttgataTAGAATGGATGGAATTAAATGGTGGATTTGAGGCTGTAGGATTGACCAAGTAAGATGAGTTTGTGATGGGCTTTCGTAGTCATTTGATATGTGGGGATTTGATAATGTATTTGTTACCATGTAATAGATGCTAATTGTGGGAATATTAGTcggtctaagtgagtgatcttgattactgcttgaggtatggtatgagagtgagactaagctacattattgAAAAGTCTTGAcgcttgttttagtaactagaaaggataatggtatggttgacaccaattgttaggttaaagaacatagtttcaatttatagTTTTAGGGACTTTGAGGTGGTAAAGCATTGTTACAACTAAGGCCTTGTTTCTTGGGAACTCGATGGTAAGTAAGTTCTAGGATATCAGATTTGAATGGAGATACCTTGGGCTGtcgatgaccataatggattagtgttgtgatttgatgttagttggctcttgagagttcttgagttgaaaGAAGACTTTGGGTTGGCGTGTTACTACCTTGTTCTGAAAtcagaaccttgtggaatatttgaggaaccttttctGGGAATTTAGAGCTTAGTATTCGGAACTTTGATTGGGGATTTTACCATTTTGACGAACccgtggttgacactagttggatatgagtatagctttgttggaactttgaccttaATCTTGTGGAAGtcgtttgtagatgtttgaggttTTGCAGtagtgagatcacacttatattggagtaccttgtttcatggaattgcttaggatgaagtaacatgagtgttttgaggaaatccgtGGAAGTGTTGCGATTATAAGTTTTGTTACTAGGAATTTTTTCAGaatcgtttaggatgatgttgtggtttgaggtttgagtacctggcgttcccttgttgtctaatttccctttttcCTTGATCACGAGAGTTaacgttcatacctctctttcctcgcttcatcttgctcctcccttgagtttgatgctagtgacctgTAAAACTCTACCTTTGACATTCTTAGTGacttgacttcaattcttaccccatgaaattcatcatagctctgttgattagttaagtttgagtccttttagcatacttgcacctatgatgtctaagttacttttcacttcGTAAAATTTCTAAAAATTTCAAGC
Encoded here:
- the LOC141601766 gene encoding uncharacterized protein LOC141601766, translating into MDKLFKIGLNTNDTCCVYGNGSETIDHLFFECEYSKNVTALISQRMGVLLPTHNILSWNLRRKAKRIKVDIVFAVINACIYYIWQQRNRSKHEHTLLRPDKLVHLLMKEMKIRLRG